A genomic region of Dreissena polymorpha isolate Duluth1 chromosome 4, UMN_Dpol_1.0, whole genome shotgun sequence contains the following coding sequences:
- the LOC127879991 gene encoding uncharacterized protein LOC127879991 isoform X2, with amino-acid sequence MKMFRAALCVVILASVVYCMPTEIDAKAKCGSSFNLTLNEDYRVATKAVVDTNYTCMVKFTSETKGDCKGTCYMFDKYAEISDDKVTLNVGNMTYQKGSDFPHEPRCIDDVTVDVTLIHVAGFMYNKTDPNYKFKLDVYNKCGPKGKVKSMTFEEAVEEVDGYHHGEEKTTREKSELVSGVLIGFGLTSMFLVTFGIVQCYSRFCRSRNKLPKHGAQQNITPEQQPVQVENGVQFKSNGSSGQNRY; translated from the exons ATGAAGATGTTTCGGGCGGCTCTGTGTGTGGTCATCTTGGCGTCGGTGGTCTACTGCATGC CGACTGAAATTGATGCCAAAGCCAAATGCGGATCCTCGTTCAACCTGACGCTAAACGAAGATTATCGCGTGGCCACTAAAGCTGTCGTTGACACGAATTACACGTGCATGGTCAAGTTCACTTCGGAAACCAAGGGCGACTGTAAGGGCACGTGCTACATGTTCGACAAGTACGCGGAGATATCAGACGACAAAGTTACATTGAACGTGGGCAACAtg ACCTATCAGAAAGGAAGCGATTTCCCGCACGAGCCCAGGTGCATCGATGACGTCACTGTTGACGTAACGTTGATCCACGTGGCGGGATTCATGTATAACAAGACTGACCCCAACTACAAGTTCAAATTGGACGTTTACAACAAGTGCGGACCGAAGGGAAAAGTTAAAAGTATGACCTTTGAAGAAGCAGTTGAGGAAGTagatg GTTACCATCACGGCGAGGAGAAGACGACCCGCGAGAAGTCTGAGTTGGTATCTGGGGTTCTGATCGGGTTCGGCTTAACGTCAATGTTCCTGGTCACATTTGGCATCGTCCAATGTTATTCCCGCTTTTGCCGCAGCCGTAACAAACTTCCAAAAC ACGGCGCTCAGCAAAATATAACCCCCGAACAACAACCCGTACAAGTTGAGAATGGTGTCCAGTTCAAGTCCAACGGAAG
- the LOC127879991 gene encoding uncharacterized protein LOC127879991 isoform X1, producing MHGVRQTYLCDSITPLSKSLAMKMFRAALCVVILASVVYCMPTEIDAKAKCGSSFNLTLNEDYRVATKAVVDTNYTCMVKFTSETKGDCKGTCYMFDKYAEISDDKVTLNVGNMTYQKGSDFPHEPRCIDDVTVDVTLIHVAGFMYNKTDPNYKFKLDVYNKCGPKGKVKSMTFEEAVEEVDGYHHGEEKTTREKSELVSGVLIGFGLTSMFLVTFGIVQCYSRFCRSRNKLPKHGAQQNITPEQQPVQVENGVQFKSNGSSGQNRY from the exons ATCCAAAAGTCTAGCAATGAAGATGTTTCGGGCGGCTCTGTGTGTGGTCATCTTGGCGTCGGTGGTCTACTGCATGC CGACTGAAATTGATGCCAAAGCCAAATGCGGATCCTCGTTCAACCTGACGCTAAACGAAGATTATCGCGTGGCCACTAAAGCTGTCGTTGACACGAATTACACGTGCATGGTCAAGTTCACTTCGGAAACCAAGGGCGACTGTAAGGGCACGTGCTACATGTTCGACAAGTACGCGGAGATATCAGACGACAAAGTTACATTGAACGTGGGCAACAtg ACCTATCAGAAAGGAAGCGATTTCCCGCACGAGCCCAGGTGCATCGATGACGTCACTGTTGACGTAACGTTGATCCACGTGGCGGGATTCATGTATAACAAGACTGACCCCAACTACAAGTTCAAATTGGACGTTTACAACAAGTGCGGACCGAAGGGAAAAGTTAAAAGTATGACCTTTGAAGAAGCAGTTGAGGAAGTagatg GTTACCATCACGGCGAGGAGAAGACGACCCGCGAGAAGTCTGAGTTGGTATCTGGGGTTCTGATCGGGTTCGGCTTAACGTCAATGTTCCTGGTCACATTTGGCATCGTCCAATGTTATTCCCGCTTTTGCCGCAGCCGTAACAAACTTCCAAAAC ACGGCGCTCAGCAAAATATAACCCCCGAACAACAACCCGTACAAGTTGAGAATGGTGTCCAGTTCAAGTCCAACGGAAG